In the genome of Longimicrobium sp., one region contains:
- a CDS encoding hemolysin III family protein gives MDAASASSREELANALTHGAGLVASAAGAAILVTVAVFRGDVWAVFSSAVFGATLVLLYAASTLYHAARTPRVKARLQVFDHCAIYLLIAGTYTPFTLLGLRGGFGWTLLAVAWVFAAAGVVFKLFFTGRFPRLSTALYLGMGWMAIVAAKPMLERFPPSTLLWIVAGGLAYTGGTVFYHSRRIPYAHAIWHLFVIAGSVCHYFAVLAQVGGGTS, from the coding sequence ATGGACGCTGCATCCGCTTCCAGCCGCGAAGAGCTGGCGAACGCGCTCACCCACGGTGCCGGGCTCGTGGCGAGCGCCGCCGGGGCCGCCATCCTCGTGACCGTCGCCGTCTTCCGCGGCGACGTGTGGGCCGTCTTCAGCAGCGCCGTCTTCGGCGCGACGCTGGTGCTCCTCTACGCGGCGTCTACGCTGTACCACGCGGCGCGCACGCCGCGGGTGAAGGCGCGGCTCCAGGTGTTCGACCACTGCGCCATCTACCTGCTGATCGCGGGCACCTACACGCCGTTCACCCTGCTCGGCCTGCGTGGCGGCTTCGGGTGGACGCTGCTGGCGGTGGCGTGGGTGTTCGCCGCGGCCGGCGTCGTCTTCAAGCTCTTCTTCACTGGCCGCTTCCCCCGCCTCTCCACCGCGCTCTATCTGGGGATGGGGTGGATGGCGATCGTGGCCGCCAAGCCGATGCTGGAGCGCTTTCCGCCTTCGACGCTGCTGTGGATCGTGGCGGGCGGGCTGGCGTACACGGGCGGCACGGTCTTCTATCATAGCCGCCGCATCCCGTACGCGCACGCCATCTGGCACCTGTTCGTGATCGCGGGGAGCGTCTGCCACTACTTCGCCGTGCTGGCGCAGGTGGGTGGCGGGACGTCGTGA